In Tachysurus vachellii isolate PV-2020 chromosome 3, HZAU_Pvac_v1, whole genome shotgun sequence, one genomic interval encodes:
- the si:ch211-142k18.1 gene encoding uncharacterized protein si:ch211-142k18.1 — protein sequence MEQCWMLCALLFIATLTLGHCQSGDGGDWGSGNMPELLFTTTTTPIPNTVCNDPANPGSTDWTKPLFQVIPDSKADGCSVNFHTSQAISRRLQVAKEEMAYLKALQHGNQAVMENLIQFVGAEMGDQSYQEIIQENIVGIKENHASCVGVLKKASEELENQLEGADLAGIQKISEESLTFEKMLRATTDIAKQLETSSRTLHLQITEQQRKSLKLKRI from the exons ATGGAGCAGTGCTGGATGTTGTGTGCATTGCTATTCATAGCCACACTGACACTAGGCCACTGCCAGAGTGGTGATGGAGGGGACTGGGGATCAGGCAATATGCCAGAGCTTTTGTTCACCACTACGACGACTCCTATTCCAAACACAGTCTGTAATGATCCAGCCAATCCTGGGAGCACAGACTGGACCAAGCCGCTTTTTCAAGTCATTCCAGACAGTAAAGCTGATGGCTGCTCGGTCAATTTCCACACCAGCCAGGCTATATCCAGGCGATTACAAGTGGCCAAAGAGGAGATGGCTTATCTGAAAGCCCTCCAGCATGGGAATCAGGCAGTGATGGAGAATCTGATTCAGTTTGTTGGAGCAGAAATGGGGGATCAGAGCTATCAAGAGATTATTCAAGAAAATATTGTTGGGATCAAGGAGAATCATGCAAGTTGTGTGGGAGTGCTAAAAAAAGCAAGTGAGGAATTGGAAAACCAGCTAGAAGGAGCTGATCTTGCTGGAATTCAGAA AATCAGCGAAGAGTCTTTGACGTTTGAAAAGATGCTGCGTGCCACAACAGACATCGCCAAGCAACTGGAGACCTCGTCACGAACCCTTCACCTGCAGATAACAGAGCAGCAGAGAAAGAGCTTAAAGCTAAAAAGGATCTAA